TGATATTTATCGCAACTTGAACTACTTACAGGACAAGATTTTAAATTCAAAATATTCCAATATTGCTGTAAATAATCCAAAGAAGGCTGACTCCTTATTTAAAAATAATCCAAATGCTTTTATTATTTCTGCTCAAAAAGAAAGTGAATTATTCGAATATTATAACAGACTTGAGTTTTACCAACGGATGACTACTTACAGGGTTGGTTCATTGAATAGAATAAATAGAAGAGCTACGAATCTTATAAAACTCATAGAAACGGAATATCACTTAAATTGAAATTCCAACAAACATTAAACCTAAAGCACGAACGCACAACAGCCGTTTGGCAAGATTGCGAATTTTGTGGTAAATTCACGTTTGCGTTCCGCAAGAAATATTATCTTAGTGGAAAATAAACGGTTACGAAGTTCGCAACCTCGCCAAGCGGCGGGACGTTATGTGTAATTTTATGGAAAATTCAGATTTCATATTAAAATGGACAGAAGACTTGAAAGCTGAAAGGAATCTGTTAACTTTCAAGGAGGATGATTTACGCAGTGACTATTTCGGACTCACATATGACGTTGCATTAAATTTTTACAAAGGATTGATTTTATATGATTTTTCACACTTCATTAACAAAGGGCTTATTTCATTTGATAAAAAAATATTTGATTATAAAAGTCACGTAGACAGAATTGCGGAAATCGTAAAGCACCCAATATTAACAGCTAGCCACATTAATTCTCTAAATAGACGCTTCACTATTGACAGTTGGTCTGTTTTTGAACTTTGTGTTACAAGCCTAAGTGCAGCGCTTGCAAGCCCTGAAGAGACTGAGAAGCTATTAAATCATCAATATAATGACATATTAAAGAAAATAAAATCCACTAAATTAACCGATAGTGAAAATTCAGATATTAAAAAACTTTTAGTTAAAGAACACTTGACACATGTGCCTATAACTCGTAAGACAGACTTGCTGTTTAAGAAATCTAAGGGTTACAGTCGAAATGAAAAAAATGATAAAGAGTTTCTGAAATTTCTAGGCAAGTTTAGGAACACTATGCATACGAATTATATTTATTATGGAAACGATTATGAATTCAAATATGGAGATGCACATTTTGTTTTTAAAAACGAAAAAACAGTCGTATGGCTCGATCCGTTTCCTTCTACACCCAAACTCTTCTTTTACATTATTGGTAACTTGAAAGCGATTTGGAAAGAATTAATAATTACAATTCCCTCTCCCGAGTTTATTCCATATCCTGACCTTTCTCAAGAGTGACGTTATAAAACTACACATAACAGCGGCTTAGCGCAATGTCTTATTTGGGGCGGACAGAAGGTTTATTAACAGTGAAGCTCGATTGAAGTTCCTGCTACAAAATATTGCAACATATTTTTCGGTAAAATTTTGTTTATTTGTTGCAATATTTTTGGCTGACGGACAGTGCGTCGAAAGCCCCAAATAAAACACTGCGTTAAGCCGCAAAACGTTAGCAGCAAAGGGTTCTAACGTTTTTAGAAATATTTTCCGGTTGACGATTTTTCAGTTATTTTCATAATCCCTTTGCTTTTGCAGTTTTTGTTTTTGTTTCTCCAAGCATTGCGTGACGATTAGAACTTGACAAGCACTATTTGACTTTTAGAACTTGTACGAATTTGCGTAGACCCACACTTGACGTTGGACTCGAAAACTTTTTCTTGTTTGTGTTTGCTTGGTTTAGTTGCGTGACTCCCACAGTTGACGTTTGACTTTGAAAGTATTACTAGGCTAAACTTAGCGTTGTACTTGACGTGTAGAAGTTCTAAAACTTTGTGTGACAACCATAACTTGACGATTACTGTTGAAAGTTGGACTGCAAAAGCGCTGTATGCGTGGCGTGAACCCTCAGCTGCTAACAGCGGCTACCAGATATATTTTTTTTGGGCGGACTGAAGGTTTAATAACTGTGAAGCTCGATTGAAGTTCGTGCAAAAAAATATTGCAATATATTTTTCGGTAAGTAATTTTTTTATCTTTATTGCAATATTTTTAGCGGACAGACAGTGCTTCGAAAGCCCAAAACAAAATCCATCTGGTAGCCGCATTCCAAGATCAAAAACAAGTTTTTTCGCAATTATTTTTAAGCAGCGAATTTATTTATCTCCACATAGGGTGTTCCCCGTTTAACTGTTGCAAATACTCTGGATACAATTTTGTTCCTGATAATATTTAGTACTACCATCTTTGGCTTTCCTTCTTCCACTCTTTTTTGATAATAAATCTTAAGTTCTGAATCATGTTGTATTGCACTTATTGCTGACATAGATAATAAACTTTTCATCTTTATATCGCTAATTGCATGAATGCGTTTTCTTCCATGTATACTTGTTCCGGATTGGAAGGGATATGGAACCAATCCACAGTAGGCCGAAAACTGTCGCCATTCTTCAAACCTTGTATAGTTATGCGTATGCAAAAGCATTTGTATTGCCAGGATTCGACCCACTCCTTTTACGCTCTTGGTCAGTTTGTAATTGCTTTTCATTTTGGGTTCGCTTGCTATCAATTCCTCCATCGCTTTTTCTATTTTCTGTATTTGCTGTTCAAGTTGTTTTATAGATTGCCTAACAGCCTTCAAACCGATATCTCCAGTGATTTTTTCAAGAGTTACCAATAAGCCCTTTTCTAAATTTTTAAGTGAAGTGCTTTGTTTCACAAATTGCTCCCGCACACTCATAAGTCTTTGCAGTTCCAGTAAACTTATAGGAAGTGGAACTGATGCCTTTAACTCCTCCCTTCTTAACCAGGCAAATCTTGCAATCTCATAGGAATCTGTTTTGTCTGTCTTGCCCCTTTTAAATCCCATAGACCGTTTTATTTCTATCGGATTAATACAGCAGTAATACATCCCATGATCATGTAAATATTGACTGAGTAAAAGACAATACCAGCCGGTATGCTCAAAGCAATAAATTAAATCAGTTAAACTATGCTGTTCCGACTTAACCCATTTTTGCATCTCTAAAAAGCCCTTGGCCGTATTTGAAAATTGACGATGATTCTTTTTGTTGTAAAGAAATACATCTAGCGTTAGTTTTGAAACATCAATACCAACACTTTCTACAAACCGTTTTACTTCTTTAATTTTTTCCATAATTTCGTTTTTAACATGAATAAAAAACTTATTGTGCGATTGCCTTTAGCAGGCCTTGAAGCCTATCATTCCAATGGCTCTGACAAGTCTGATGAAAGGAAACGGGACTAATGCGGCTATTAGATCTTCGAACCTACAAAACGTTTTAGTTCACCCGTTTCCTTTTCAGTTAATTTATTGTATATATATTTGAAATACAAACTAAAGGCAAATCGTTACCGGTAATTTAGTAAAAACCCAAGAAAATATAAGTTAGATATGTCTAGAACAATTTCAACAATAATTCTTTTGTTTTTCGCTCAAATTACTTATGCTCAAATTTCTGGAATGTGGCATAACTCACAATATGATGTGCCTTTCACTGATTTTAGTATGAAATTGAAGGGGAATGTTAAAACCTGGACAATGACCCAATCAAACGGACAGTCTCGAACCATGACTTTTGACAAAAGTGGAAATTTAATCACAGACACTTATTCTGGAACCCGTCAAACATTTATACCTCCAGATTTTACCTTGATTAAGCTAAAAGGCGACTTGGAGAAGCCGCATTCTACAAAAGAAAGTAAAGACACTTCTTGTATTTACAATGACAAAATGCAACTAGTGGAAAGAGGAGGAAAAAATTCCTTTGAGAAAAATTTATTTGATAGCAGTGGTAAAATTATGATTCATCAAAAAGCATTCACATATACTGAAACAAGGGCATGGAACTCAGATGGACATCTTGAGCCTACCTACTCTTATACCATTAAACCAAGTATTTTGGCCTTCTTTAAATACAGTGCTCAGGGAAATTTAAAAGAAATTTCGTACTTTAATTCTGATCCTTTTGATAACCTCAGGATTGTTTATATCTATGATGAAAATAACAATATGATTGAAACAAAACGTTATGACCACCTTAATATTGAAGTTCACAACATGAAAGATAACTATATGGATACCATTATGAAATCAGCAGTTGACACTAATTTTTCAATTGAAGCTTTTTATCCTAAGTATTGGGGGGTCGGATTACCAGCTATTAACAAATGGAAGTATAATGATAAGGGACAAAAAATTGAATACGATGCTTATGGTTATAAACCTAATGGAGGTACTGCCGTAATCAGCTTTATCAGCAAATGGGAATATGATGAAAAAGGGAAACTTAATAAAGAAATTCAATACGGTTTTATGACAAGTAGGATGATTGAGCTTGATCATATTATTAGGATTATTGAGTTTGATCAAAATGGAAATGTGGTTAAAGAAAATCAATTGGGATATGCCGATATAAAAGATAAAATATCCGAAATGAAAATTGAATATTATGAGAAATAAACGAACGCATAACAGCACCTACCCAGAAGGCGGGGTTTCGTGTTCCATAGACAGTTTTGTGTTTATGAAACATTAGTTTTTCAAATCAAGTTTTGTGGGAAAAGTCCCGCCCTTCGGGTAGCTGCAAACCGTTATTGGTAATAAGGCAAAATGCATCGACAGGCTAAACAATAAATATTTAAATTTGACCAACTACAATTACAACTTCAAAACAAACAATCAAAATCAAATAACATGACAAAACAAATCAAAACAGTTATAACAATTGCACTTATGCTTTTTGTCAACCAACTTTCTTTTGCAGGTGCAACAGAAGATATATGGAAAGCCCTAAAAGCGGCAAACGACAAAGACGCATTAGCTGCAATAGCTGTGGGTGCTGACGTAAATAATGTTGACGCTTCGGCATCAACACCTTTAAGTCTTGCGGCATGTTTTTCAGGCGGTGATGTAGTGAAAGCTCTGATAGATGCGAAAGCTGATATAAATTATGCGCAACCATCAAACGGTTTTACACCTTTGTTTAATGCAGCAAACTGGGGTAATACGGATGCGGTAAAGTTACTTTTAGCAGCAGGGGCTAATGTTAAACCTAAGGCTAAAATCGGACAGACACTTATGTGGGTAGCTATTAGCAGTGTAAAATTAGAAATAGTAAAAATGATAGTAGATGCAGGTGCAGACCCACTTGAAAAATTTGACATAGCAAGCAGCAAAGGTCTTACACATATGAATGCTGTTATTGTAACCTATTCACCAAAAGAAAAAGTTGCAAATCTTGCAGCTAACCGACCAGGCTTAGAAAAATATGGACTTACTTATCCTGAGCGTTTGGTAAATACAAAAGAAAGCGATTTCACTCCGCTTCAAGACATTGCAGCCTATTTACTAAGTAAGGGTTTAGACCCTAATCAGCAAGTGGAAGGAACATGGCGCAATATTCTATTTCAATCAATAGAATTTGGGAAAACAGGTGTTGCTTTGGCACTGATAAACGCCAAAGCCGACATTGAGGCTAAAGGATATATAATGGGTGGTGCAGTAGGCAAACAAAACACGTATGAAGTAACCCCACTTATGATTGCATCAGCAAAGGGCGACAATGCAGTGGTAGAAGCACTACTTGCGTTAGGTGCAGATGTGAACTTTCTTGGGGTTCAACATAAAGGGACTGTTACTCAATCGACAGTTTATGGTAGCAATTCTTCAACCACTACGACCACAATTGAAAATTCATGGGAGTATAACACAGCTTTATCTCTGGCAAATGACAACAAGCATCCTGACACAGCAGCATTGCTGACTGCAAAAGGTGCTTTAGGACCAAAGGAAGTAAAGAAAATGAAATAGTTAACGCTGTAAAAAAGGACGACATAACTCATAAGAGGACAGAAGAGCAGCCGCCAACAGCACCAAAAAAAAATGGCGGCTTAAGTGCAAGTATAAACAGTTTTGCAATTAATAAACATTGTGCGTTAAGACAGTTTAGTGTATCTAAGCCGCCACTTCTTTTAGCCGTAAAACTTTAGTGCCAAGGCGTCCGGAGGAATTTCCCAGATTATCACGTTTACCGCAGAGACAAAATAGTAACACCTAAATTATGTTTCGAATAAAAAAAGGGAAAGCCATTTAAATGACTTTCCCTCATTATTCTTAAAAACAAAATTAGCTATCAAAGCGATCCAGATTCATTACTTTATTCCATGCTTTTACAAAATCATGTAGAAATTGTTGCCGGGAATCTTCGCATCCATAGAATTCTGCAAGTGCTCTTAACTCTGAGTTTGAACCAAAAATAAGATCTGCTCTCGTAGCTTTCCAAAGTAATTTTCCGTTAACACGATTGCGACCTTCGAATACATTTTGTGATTCCGTTGTTGCATTCCAAGTTGTATTCAAATCAAGAAGATTCACAAAAAAATCATTTGATAGTGTCTCGGGTTTGTTCGTAAACACGCCCAAATCTGACTTATCAAAATTAGTATTCAATACGCGCATCCCTCCTATTAACACTGTCATTTCAGGTGCGGTTAAAGTCAATAATTGTGCTTTGTCGAGGAGCATTTCTTCGGCTGATACATTATTGTTATCCTTCAAATAATTTCTAAATCCATCAGCAGCAGGTTCCAATACAGCAAAAGAATCGATATCAGTCTGTTCTTGAGATGCATCTGTTCTTCCCGGAGTAAATGGAACCTCAATAGATTGACCTGCATTTTTAGCAGCAAGTTCCACACCTACACCACCACCTAAAACAATTAAATCGGCTAAAGAAACTTTCTTTTCAGCAGAAGCAGAATTAAATGCTTTTTGTATTTCTTCCAGCGCATCAAGTACTTTTTTTAATTGACTTGGTTGATTCACTTTCCAGTTTAGCTGTGGCGCTAGGCGAACACGTGCACCGTTGGCTCCACCGCGCTTATCGGAATTGCGAAAAGTGGATGCGGAAGCCCAGGCCGTAGAAACCAATTCTGAAACACTTAATCCAGTTCCAACAATTCTTTGTTTCAATTCCGCAATATCCTTCGCATCAATTTTCTTATAGGTAGCAGCAGGAATTGGGTCTTGCCATATTAATTCTTCCTTTGGAACTTCAACACCAAGGTAACGATGAATTGGCCCCATATCTCTGTGCGTAAGTTTGAACCAAGCTCTTGCAAATGCATCTGCAAACTCGTTTGGATTTTCAAAAAAGCGTCGAGAAATTTTCTCATACAACGGATCCACTTTTAAAGCAAGATCAGTGGTGAGCATTGTTGGTGCATGCTGCTTTGTTGCATCGTGTGCATCGGGTACTGTGTTAGCGCCGGCACCTCCCTTTGGTTTCCACTGTTGCGCACCGGCCGGGCTTTTTGTAAGCTCCCAATCAAAGCCAAAAAGGTTCTCGAAAAAATTATTGCTCCATTTGGTAGGAGTAGTTGTCCATGCTCCTTCCAAACCGCTTGTAATTGTATTGACACCATTGCCACTACCAAAAGAATTTTTCCAACCTTGGCTTTGCATCTCAATACTCGCAGCAGCCGGCTCAGGGCCAACATATATACCAGGGTTGGCAGCACCATGCGTTTTCCCAAATGTATGCCCCCCGGCAATTAAGGCAACTGTTTCTTCATCATCCATTGCCATGCGACCAAAAGTTTCGCGAATGTCGCGTGCGGCTGCTATTGGATCTGGAACACCGTTGGGCCCTTCGGGATTTACATAAATTAATCCCATTTGAACCGCAGCAAGTGGATTCTCAAGTTCTCGGTCGCCTGAATAACGTTTATCTTCCAACCATTTGCCTTCCGGCCCCCAATAGATTTCTTCTTCTGGTTCCCAAACATCTTCACGACCACCGCCGAAACCAAATGTTCTAAAACCCATAGACTCCAAAGCGCAGTTACCTGCAAGAATCATTAGATCGGCCCAGGAAATTTTTTTTCCATATTTTTTTTTGATTGGCCAAAGTAAAAGTCGTGCTTTATCTAAGTTTGCATTATCCGGCCAACTGTTCAGCGGAGCAAAACGTTGTGTTCCGGAACCGGCTCCACCTCTACCATCCGAAATGCGATATGTACCGGCACTGTGCCAAGCCATTCGTATAAAAAATGGCCCATAATGACCATAATCGGCCGGCCACCACTCTTGAGAATTGGTCATGAGTTCAAACAAATCCTTTTTAACTTCACTTAAATCTAGTTTCTTAAACTCTTCGGCATAATTAAATTTAGGATCCGTTGGATTCGACAGACTCGAATGTTGTCGAAGTATACTTAACTTTAATTGATTAGGCCACCAATCACGATTTCGTGGACCTGCGCCGGCACTTTGTTTGAGTGCACCTCCGTGAAAAGGGCATTTTCCTGCTGCTGTATTATTTTCCATATTTATTGATGAATTATAGTTTGAAATGGTGTGCTCTATTATTTTAAAAATTGCTAATTGTAATTTATAATTTTAAACAACAAGTATACTGAATAATGCTATATCTTAAAAGAAACAATCAGATGAATGATGGTCACCATTACACTTAATTTTATAAACACGAATTAAACTAGATTCCCTTTTTCGCAATAGGAACAATAATTATCATTGCAAGGATTAGCCTAAACACACTATTGGAGCCTATTGTAGGAAGTGCTCCAATTCCTTACACAATTACATTTAAGATTTAACATCAACACTTCAAAATATTTTTTGCATCAATTAACTAAGTCAATAAAAAAGTTACTTGCCTTCATTTCCTACTTTGCAGTATTTGCACTTTATATGTGAATTATGTAATTTTTAACAATGAGGATGTAAGATACAAACGCAAAAAGTTGAGCTATTTTACGTCATCGTTTAGCCTCTGCTGAATTCAGAAACAAGAATACATTTTACCATCTATTCAACGAGAGTTTGTTTGGACCCCTAATCAAATAGAATTATTGTTTGATTCAATAATGAGGGATTATCCAATTAGTACTTTTTTATTTTGGAATGTAAAGGCTGAAAATATTTCCAAATTTAAATTTTACCGATTCTTGTCCAACTATCATGAGAGGGATAAAAAGCATAATGATCCTGCCGAATTAATTGGAACAAAAGACCGAAAAGCAGTACTTGATGGACAGCAACGACTTACTTCACTCTATATAGGCTTGAAGGGTTCTGATTCAAGAAAAATCGCTAAGTACAATTGGAAAAGCGATCATGCTTTTCCTTTAAAAAGGCTATATGTTAATTTACTCAAAGGTTCTGAAAGTTCTGATAAGGAATTTGATTTTCGATTTTTAACTGAATTAGAGGTTCAATTATTTCATGAAAAACATGGTACTGAATTTCACTGGTTCAAGGTTGGTGATATTCTTGACATGAAAAGTGTTATGGAAATAATGAATTACTTCACCCTTCACCGGTTAATGGATACTTCCTTTAGAACAAGTGAACAAACCAGTTTTGCTTCAAAAACCTTATCAAAACTTTTTCAAGTAATTAATGAGCAAGAATCGATTAATTTTTTTCTTGAAAAAAGTGACAGCCTTGACAAAGTGCTACACATATTTATCCGAATAAATAGCGGAGGCACCAAATTGAGCTATTCTGACCTTTTGCTTTCTATAGCAACTGCTCAATGGAAAAAAAGAGAAGCTCGCGAAATATTACACAAGTTTGTCGATCAAATTAACAACATTGGTAATAAATTTAACTTCAATAAGGATCTTGTTCTTAAAGCGTGTCTTGTCCTTACTGATTTAAAAGATATTCGATTTAGAGTTGATAATTTCACCTCTGAAAACATGTCAATAATTGAAAATGAATGGGACGATATTGATTTGGCCATATCAACCACAGTTAGGCTAATTAATCAATTTGGATTTTCAGGACAAACCTTAACTGCAACTAACGCTATCATACCTATTGCCTATTTCTTGAAAAAGAATAATATCGGAGAAAAAATATTAACACATTCAGAACATCAAAAGAATAGGGACCTTATTAAAGAATGGTTGATGCGTGCATTACTTAAAAAGATATTTGGCGGCACTCCCGATAATTTATATCCTACCTATCGGGCAATTATTTCAGAAAATATTGGAACATTTCCTCTTCAAAAACTTATTGATAAATATAAAGGATCGAATAAATCGCTCGACTTTCATGAAGACAATATCGAACATCTACTAACTACTCAATATGGAAGTTCATTTGCTTTTATGGTGTTAAGCTTGCTTTACCCTCTAAATCATAATTATGTTTTCCACCAAGACCATATTCATCCAAAATCACTTTTTAATAAAAAGAACCTTGAGAGCATAGGTGTTAAAGGAGAAGACTATAAAGAGTTTATTAATAATTTCAACTCACTTCCGAACCTTCAACTAATTGAGGCCGTTTCAAATATCCAAAAAAGTGCAAAGCCATTTAATGAATGGCTTATTCTAACCCATCCTTCTCTAGAAAAACAGAATAGCTATAAAATGCTTCATTTTATTCCTGAAAGCATAAACTTAGAGTTAAAGAATTTTGCAGAATTTTTTAATCTAAGAAGGGAATTAATAAAAAAAGAATTAATGATAAGACTTAATGCATCGCCAAGATCAACTGCTACAGTTGAGGATGTCGCATTAATTAACCTTGAAGAAGAGTCAGAATGAACCAAAAAGAATTAGAAACTTATCTATGGGGTGCAGCCAAAGTGCTACGTGGCACCATTGATGCCGGAGATTACAAACAATACATCTTCCCATTATTATTCTTCAAAAGAATATGCGATGTGTATGACGAAGAATTTGAAAAAGCGTTGAAAGAAAGTGATGGAGATTTGGAATATGCCTCCTTTGCAGAACATCATCATTTTATTGTTCCTCAAAATGCACATTGGAATAAAGTTCGTGAAACTACCACAAATGTTGGAATGGCTATTCAAAATGCCATGCGTGAAATTGAAAAGGCCAACCCTGATACCTTATACGGTATATTTGGTGATGCCAGTTGGACTAACAAAGACCGACTTTCGGATGCTACTCTAATCAATTTGATTGAACATTTCTCTCAGCACAAACTCAATTTGAGCACTGTGGCTGATGATAAATTGGGCAATGCTTATGAATACTTAATTAAAGAATTTGCAGACGATAGCGGACATACTGCTGCAGAGTTTTATACCAACCGCACTGTAGTAAAACTCATGACCATGATTATGGACCCGCAACCGGGCGAGAGTGTGTATGATCCAACTTGTGGCTCAGGTGGACTGTTGTTGAACTGCGCTTTGCATTTGCGTGATGAAGGTAAAGAATACCGAACGCTCAAATTATACGGACAAGAAATTAACCTCATTACCTCGGCCATTGCGCGCATGAATATGTTTATGCACGGCATTGAGGAATTTAGCATTGTGCGTGGAGATACGCTTGCACAACCTGCCTTTTTAGAAAATGATACCCTTAAAAAGTTTAATGTCATCTTAGCTAACCCGCCATACTCCATTAAAGCCTGGGATCGTAAAGGTTTTGAAAATGATCCTTACGGAAGAAACCTTTGGGGAACGCCTTCACAAGGCTGTGCCGATTATGCTTTTCAACAACACATACAAAAAAGTCTGAACGATAAAAATGGGCGTTCCATTACGCTTTGGCCTCATGGTGTTTTGTTCAGAGATTCAGAATCGGATATCAGAATGAAAATGATTGAACAAGATTTGGTAGAATGTGTAATTGGCTTAGGACCAAATTTATTTTACAACTCTCCTATGGAAGCTTGTTTATTGATTACTAAAACAAATAAAGCCAATAATAGGAAAGGTAAAATACTTTTCATTAATGCTGTCCATGAAGTGAAACAAGAAAAAACAATTGGCTTTTTAGAAGATAAGCATATTGACAAAATTTTTAATGCTTACCAAAACTTTAAGGCCATTGAAAATTTTGCTGCTGTTGCCTCTTTGGATGACGCATTTATTAACAATGGAAACATGTCAATTAGCCTTTATGTGCGACCTGATAATACAGAAGCAAACTTTGCTTTATCATTTGAAGATGCTTATGAGAATTGGAATTCAAGTGGAAAAGAACTTAGAAATAGTATGAATGAATTATTTCAAATCATAGGAAAATAATAGAAGCAGTAATGAATCATACAATTTTAAAAATAGATAAAACTAACTGGAAACCTGTAAAGTTTGGGGATATCGTTGCAGAACCAAAAGAAATTTGTAAGGATATTGTTGCAGAAGGCATTGAGCATGTTGTAGGTTTGGAGCATATTGATACAGGTGATTTGCATTTAAGAAAATCGGCAACTATTGAAGAAAGTACTACATTCTCAAAGAAATTTAGAAAAGGAGATGTATTGTTTGGAAGGAGAAGGGCTTATTTAAAAAAGGCAGCCCAAGCTGATTTTGATGGAATTTGTTCAGGTGATATTACGGTGCTCAGAGTTAAAAAAGAATTGTCATCCGTCTTGCTTCCCTTTATCGTGAACAATGATAAGTTTTTTGATTACGCAGTTAAACATTCTGCTGGTGGCCTTTCTCCACGAGTAAAATTTAAAGATCTTGCGAATTACGAATTCCTACTCCCATCCAAAGCCGAGCAAGCCCGTTTGGCTGAATTACTCTGGGCAATGGATGAAGTGATTGAGAAGGAGAAGAGGGTGTTGGATAAGCTACAAATAGGCCTATCTGCAAAATCTTCCGACATCATTTGGAATTCTAAACATGAAATGAAGTCTTTAATTTCATTTGCAGAAAAATCAATTGGTAAATTTGTAGATGGTGATTGGATAGAATCAAAGGATCAATCTGAAGAGGGTATCAGATTGTTACAGTTAGCAGATATTGGCATTGGCGAATTTATTAATAAATCAAGAAGGTATATCAGCCATGAAACATTTAAACGATTAAGATGCTTTGAAGTTTTACCAGGGGATGTTTTGATTGCGAGGATGCCTGATCCAATAGGTAGAGCTTGTATTGTAGAGGACATTGGGTCAAAAATGATTACAGCTGTTGATTGTTGCATTGCAAGAGTCAATTCAAATGATTCTTCTAAGAAATATTTATTGTATTTATTGAATTCTTTCGAGTTTTTACATAAAGCAAATCTTTTAGCATCAGGGACTACAAGACAAAGGATTGCTCGAAAAAGTTTAGAAGAAATAGCAGTCCCAAAACCTATTTTAAAGACCCAATTAGAAATTGTTGAAAAATTGGAAATACTAGGTAATTGTATTTTGGAGGTTAAATCTAAAATCTCATCTTCTCAGTCCTTACTAAAAAGCCTCATCAACCAAATATTTTAAATATGGGATTTATTAGTAAGAAAAAATGCAAAATACCTAAGTCCATCCATTATCATCTAAAACTCGAGACAAGTAATAACCAACGCACTATTAAAGAAAAATCGATAAATAATGTTGTATATAAAAAATTCACTTTTCCAGTCACTAGCAATCACCCTAAAATATATATTGTTAAATCGGGGTCAGCGATAATTTATGTTGGATATACTCAAGACTCCATTA
This portion of the Bacteroidota bacterium genome encodes:
- a CDS encoding SAM-dependent DNA methyltransferase: MNQKELETYLWGAAKVLRGTIDAGDYKQYIFPLLFFKRICDVYDEEFEKALKESDGDLEYASFAEHHHFIVPQNAHWNKVRETTTNVGMAIQNAMREIEKANPDTLYGIFGDASWTNKDRLSDATLINLIEHFSQHKLNLSTVADDKLGNAYEYLIKEFADDSGHTAAEFYTNRTVVKLMTMIMDPQPGESVYDPTCGSGGLLLNCALHLRDEGKEYRTLKLYGQEINLITSAIARMNMFMHGIEEFSIVRGDTLAQPAFLENDTLKKFNVILANPPYSIKAWDRKGFENDPYGRNLWGTPSQGCADYAFQQHIQKSLNDKNGRSITLWPHGVLFRDSESDIRMKMIEQDLVECVIGLGPNLFYNSPMEACLLITKTNKANNRKGKILFINAVHEVKQEKTIGFLEDKHIDKIFNAYQNFKAIENFAAVASLDDAFINNGNMSISLYVRPDNTEANFALSFEDAYENWNSSGKELRNSMNELFQIIGK
- a CDS encoding restriction endonuclease subunit S, with translation MNHTILKIDKTNWKPVKFGDIVAEPKEICKDIVAEGIEHVVGLEHIDTGDLHLRKSATIEESTTFSKKFRKGDVLFGRRRAYLKKAAQADFDGICSGDITVLRVKKELSSVLLPFIVNNDKFFDYAVKHSAGGLSPRVKFKDLANYEFLLPSKAEQARLAELLWAMDEVIEKEKRVLDKLQIGLSAKSSDIIWNSKHEMKSLISFAEKSIGKFVDGDWIESKDQSEEGIRLLQLADIGIGEFINKSRRYISHETFKRLRCFEVLPGDVLIARMPDPIGRACIVEDIGSKMITAVDCCIARVNSNDSSKKYLLYLLNSFEFLHKANLLASGTTRQRIARKSLEEIAVPKPILKTQLEIVEKLEILGNCILEVKSKISSSQSLLKSLINQIF